TCGGAGATTCGCAGCTCATCCATGTCGAAATGCCCGATCAGGCTTTTAAGAATCATCTGAGCGTTATCGAGGGAGGCCGCGAGCGTACCCTTCCAGGGGCTCTCGGCAACCTTCTTGCCGTCATTCCACACGGCCATCGAGTCGCCCCATGTAAGCGCAACGTGATGCCATTCGCCTTTCTGCCAGTCGCATTTCGAGCACACAAGGAGCGGGAAGGTGTCCTTCTGTTTCAGGTAGGCCCGCATCCCGCGGTCGTCGATGTTCCAATAGAACCCGATGGTGCTGTCCGAGTCGGGAAGCGTCAGAGTAAAGAATTCGCGGTTGTATACCCCCCGGGTTGCCTGGTCCTTGATTTCGACGCCGGGGTCAAAGTTGACCTTCAGCCATGCTTCGAGCGTCCCCTGGTCCAGATTGAAGTTGCCCTGGGCGGGGTAGGCGATGCTCGCCGCCGGATTGTACGGGGCGTCCTGGATGCCGTAGCCGCCGTGGTGGCAGATGCGGAAGTCCCACACGTCCTGGGGATTGTCGCGGACGGGCGTTGCCTGAAATCCGAACGTGTAGTCGAGGGGTTTGTCGAACTCGATGGGCTGGGTCACGAGGTTGACGCGCAGCAACGTCTCGCCGTCGCCGGGGACAATTTGCGTCGCCTTGTTCGCGTCCGCGAGGAAGAAATTGCGGTCAGACTCGGAGTACCAGCCGAGACCCCTGGACTCGTCACCGAGCCAGACGTAGGGCAGGAAAGGCACATCGAGCGGTTCTGTCGGCGCGGGGCCGGCATTATTCACTTTCCCCCAGCCGCCGGGGAACGTGTAGAGATAGCGGGCATGCTCGCGCTTGACCGGCACCTCCAGGGCGAGTCTCTGAAGCGTGGTCTTCCCGTTCGGGACGAGTTGCCAGTCCGAACGGATCATGCCATCGAACTCCACGGCCACCGTGCCGTTCAGTTGCGTCTTGTCGGAGCCCGCCTCCGTGAACACCCGTACAACGCCGTCGTTGATCTTCCGGACCTCGGTCTTGCGGGGAGTCCAGGAGACCTCTTGCCCGCCGATGACTGCGACAAACCGGATGGGACCGGTCAAGAGGGAGGCTTCCGCGCTTGTCACTTCTACGGGAGCGGGCAGCCCATCGAAACGGTATCGCCGGCCCCAGGGCCGCACGACGGTGTCTTGGATTCCAACAGGTTCCCATCCCGGCAACAGGCCCTCGTTCACGCCCGCCTTTGAATCAAGCCAAACCGGCGGGGACGGCGTGCCTTGGGCGTCTGCGGCCGCCGCGAGCAGCTCATCCTCTGCCGCGCCCGCCTGATTTGCCGCGCATAGAATGCAGAGTGCCAAGACCACCCGACACAGCATCCGTTTCATGATCTCCTCCTGAAAGTCAGCGTTGAAACCAGGTTTGGCGCCTATTCGAGCCGCTGAAAGCGGCTGTTTGACAACCAACGGCGCCGACCTCGAGTACGGGATCAGCCCGACACGCCGGGGATACGCCGTGTTCTTGCTCGAGGTCACGCCGGCTCGCTGTAGTTGACCCATTCCATGCCGCCCAGCTTCTTGAGTGCGTAACCGGCCTCTCGCAGGTAGTCTCCATAGACCACCTGTGCATGAAATCCCTCGATGCGCTCGGTAATGCGCTTGACATCGCCGTCTATGGCAATATCCATCTGCGAGCGGCACATCGGCAGCGCGGGGGAATCAACAATCGTGCCGCGGAATCCGTGCCAGCGTGTGCAGTGCAGGTCCGGCTGGATCAACGTGACGGTCTGGCCCTTGGCATACTCGACCTTGCTGGCCACGCCATAGTCGGATTCGAAGTGCGTCATAAGGGTGACGGGTTCCAGGTTATGGCCGTCCATCTTCATGGGCGCGGCGCAATGGGCCACCGTGTAGATGCCGTGGTGTGGAAAGTGCGTGTTGCACACGAACGACGGCCTGGATGCAATCCAGCGGAGCAATACGCCGGGCATGGTGTGGCTGAGGTCGGTGTGGCAATAGGCCGTGTAGCCCGCATCGTTCGCCAGCGCCAGAATCAGGCATGGCGGCGTATCGAGCATGGCGATCACGTCATGGTTCATGCAGCGGTCGAACCCGAAATTGAATGCCTTCTTCTCCTCGAGTAACGATTGGCAGACTTTCCAGGCTGCGAAAGAATTGACCACGAATCTCCGCTCGGTTTGAAGCGAGATTTGTGGATTGGAGAGAAAGCGGTCTGTCTGTTCTTCGACCGATTTCATGAACTCAACGTCATCCCGTGCTCTTTGAAGCCTCTGCGCGAAATCCTCGCGGGGAACCACTTCAATTTCGTAACCCCAGAGGTCTTTGGCAACGCGCGGGCCGTTTTCCTGAGCGGGACCGCTGTATGCGGTCAAGCTGCCGATGGCAAGGACCTTCGTGCCTCGAGCATTCTTCAGCCCGTACAGAGCACGCAGCCGCCATTGGAGCTCGGCATAGTCGTCCACGACCACATCCCAAACATCGAAATTGGGCTCGGCCATGGCGTCCTCGTGATGTCGAAGCACCCGCCAATGGACAATCTCGTGGTAGAGATAGTAGGGTCCCGACTTGTGGCGCAGGAACATGATGTTCGGCTTCCCGCAATTGGCCAGTTTCCAGAACCACTCGACCGCGCCGCCCGCGGCATACGGCATCAGCACGTCCGCGTCGGATTCGGCGATGACCTTGTCTATGGCAGCCTCATTTTCGGCCAGAACCACCGGCCGGGGGGTAAGGGGGAACTCGGACGTCTCAGCCAACGCTTTCAACTCGGCTTCGATGCGCCGCGCTTCAGCGGCAGCCAGCTCCGCGGAGTGGATCGCGCCATAGGGGCGCCAGCTCGTCTTTTCCCCGCGTTGGGGCGTGTCGTAGCTCAGAATGGGCTGGACAACGATGGGTTTGCCCGGGGGCCAGTCCTCAGGCTGGACTTGTGAAGCCGGTTGAGAACCGGCGCCGGAAGCCAGCAACAGTCCGCCAACCGTTGCCGAGCCGCCCAGGAAACCCCGCCGTGTCATTGCGAAACTGGACCCAGGCTGTTGGTCTTGGTGCTTCATCGTGAACCCCTCTCGTATGTTTGCCCGCTCCCGTGATACGTAGTGAAATCCTACGTTCTCGCGCCGAAAGCTTCAATTTTCCCTGGCTGCGCGGGCTGTTCTCACTCTTCGAAGGTTCCATGTATGATGAGGACCGTGGGCGGTAGGATGCTGGCTGGCCGGTGTAGAATCGCCC
The window above is part of the Candidatus Hydrogenedentota bacterium genome. Proteins encoded here:
- a CDS encoding DUF6067 family protein — protein: MKRMLCRVVLALCILCAANQAGAAEDELLAAAADAQGTPSPPVWLDSKAGVNEGLLPGWEPVGIQDTVVRPWGRRYRFDGLPAPVEVTSAEASLLTGPIRFVAVIGGQEVSWTPRKTEVRKINDGVVRVFTEAGSDKTQLNGTVAVEFDGMIRSDWQLVPNGKTTLQRLALEVPVKREHARYLYTFPGGWGKVNNAGPAPTEPLDVPFLPYVWLGDESRGLGWYSESDRNFFLADANKATQIVPGDGETLLRVNLVTQPIEFDKPLDYTFGFQATPVRDNPQDVWDFRICHHGGYGIQDAPYNPAASIAYPAQGNFNLDQGTLEAWLKVNFDPGVEIKDQATRGVYNREFFTLTLPDSDSTIGFYWNIDDRGMRAYLKQKDTFPLLVCSKCDWQKGEWHHVALTWGDSMAVWNDGKKVAESPWKGTLAASLDNAQMILKSLIGHFDMDELRISDIPRQTFDLTKPPEADEHTLLLDHLDGLTASLENTLPAKGIPGRLTDAVAKPGKFGESFGASGEDRPKTVLDRLAELGVRTVCFHEHWTDIQNYTSTTHEAELHNLVQACHEKGIRMVLYFGYQMSDIAPEWPDYSDECLVYPRTGEYHRMPEQHAYSVCYRSVWQNFLADGIARAMDEYGIDGVYLDGTEYPWPCSNVKHGCGYARPDGTVGPTYTFFSTRDLMKRIWTIVKSRKPDGIVNVHSSTCMTTPTLAFATSYWDGEQLGGVQQGPWPLDVLPLETFRCEFMGHQWGIPAELLCYGQPYTYSEAMSFSLLHDVLVRGSLNGGLELESKLWHAMDEFGRHQAAWLPYWNNENAVTTDSGGTKVSLYSRGSQGVVAVIANLAREPRVVQVRLNLENLQLSGELSAWDVISERDIGVTAEGVIQQRLNSLDFRVIWVRPTGQPRGEARG
- a CDS encoding twin-arginine translocation signal domain-containing protein is translated as MKHQDQQPGSSFAMTRRGFLGGSATVGGLLLASGAGSQPASQVQPEDWPPGKPIVVQPILSYDTPQRGEKTSWRPYGAIHSAELAAAEARRIEAELKALAETSEFPLTPRPVVLAENEAAIDKVIAESDADVLMPYAAGGAVEWFWKLANCGKPNIMFLRHKSGPYYLYHEIVHWRVLRHHEDAMAEPNFDVWDVVVDDYAELQWRLRALYGLKNARGTKVLAIGSLTAYSGPAQENGPRVAKDLWGYEIEVVPREDFAQRLQRARDDVEFMKSVEEQTDRFLSNPQISLQTERRFVVNSFAAWKVCQSLLEEKKAFNFGFDRCMNHDVIAMLDTPPCLILALANDAGYTAYCHTDLSHTMPGVLLRWIASRPSFVCNTHFPHHGIYTVAHCAAPMKMDGHNLEPVTLMTHFESDYGVASKVEYAKGQTVTLIQPDLHCTRWHGFRGTIVDSPALPMCRSQMDIAIDGDVKRITERIEGFHAQVVYGDYLREAGYALKKLGGMEWVNYSEPA